A genome region from Arachis duranensis cultivar V14167 chromosome 6, aradu.V14167.gnm2.J7QH, whole genome shotgun sequence includes the following:
- the LOC107491834 gene encoding protein TILLER ANGLE CONTROL 1, with translation MKIFNWVHKRFHHSTTLKDGFASNMKNIEPTRSNNEDSEGMMKQVALAELFGGWKDGILTIGTLGCDPLMNSYSQNKQYYALESEEDQEEEEEQEDEENYNGEDDNEVNPLMQSTFEEVKKVDETDENSIEEMEKKKKGERITLADLFLADSDVKMEGAKSKDEKQSSIMKGKHHNHAHMHALSFTKKLIPRGLNKDNLHPIQDIKKLMKKMLKRKIHPELLDVKNPKTSDTNDTASLLLI, from the exons ATGAAG ATATTCAACTGGGTGCATAAAAGATTTCATCATAGCACCACTCTCAAGG ATGGGTTTGCTTCCAACATGAAAAACATTGAACCTACGAGAAGCAATAATGAGGATAGTGAAGGAATGATGAAACAAGTAGCTTTGGCTGAATTGTTTGGTGGTTGGAAAGATGGGATTCTAACCATTGGCACTCTTGGCTGTGATCCATTGATGAACTCCTACAGCCAAAACAAACAGTACTACGCACTTGAAAGCGAAGAAGAccaggaagaagaggaagaacaagaagatgagGAGAACTATAACGGTGAAGATGATAATGAAGTGAACCCATTGATGCAGAGCACATTCGAAGAAGTGAAGAAAGTTGATGAGACTGATGAGAATAGTATTGAGGAaatggaaaagaagaagaaaggggaaagGATCACATTAGCAGACTTGTTCTTAGCGGATTCAGATGTGAAGATGGAGGGTGCaaaatccaaagatgaaaaacaaagtagtaTCATGAAAGGAAAGCATCATAATCATGCTCATATGCATGCACTGTCTTTCACCAAGAAGCTCATTCCCCGTGGTCTTAACAAGGATAACCTACACCCAATTCAAGATATCAAGAAA TTGATGAAGAAAATGTTAAAGAGAAAAATCCATCCGGAGCTGCTGGATGTTAAGAATCCCAAAACCAGTGACACCAACGACACAGCTTCTTTGCTTCTAATTTAA